The Aythya fuligula isolate bAytFul2 chromosome 7, bAytFul2.pri, whole genome shotgun sequence genome has a window encoding:
- the DKK1 gene encoding dickkopf-related protein 1 — MRALVALLAALSCTAPAGRAAAPGGALSSNAIKGGAAASAAPAAAAAPFDGSNKPPPAATRQPFPCTEDEDCGPDEFCGGAARGGGAPLCLACRRRRKRCLRDAMCCPGTACSNGLCTPPESPPGAAELDETGAEALPRRTPAPAWLPARKGEEGDFCLRSSDCAAGLCCARHFWSKICKPVLREGQVCTRHRRKGTHGLEIFQRCQCAEGLACRLQRDHGPPDTSRLHTCQRH, encoded by the exons aTGCGGGCGCTGGTGGCGCTGCTGGCGGCGCTGAGCTGCACGgccccggcggggcgggcggcggcgcccgGCGGCGCCCTCAGCTCCAACGCCATCAAGGGGGGAGCGGCCGCcagcgccgcccccgccgctgccgccgcgcCCTTCGACGGCAGCAATAAACCTCCGCCGGCCGCCACCCGGCAG CCCTTCCCGTGCACCGAGGACGAGGACTGCGGCCCCGACGAGTTCTGCGGGGGGGCGGCCCGCGGTGGGGGCGCCCCGCTCTGCCTCGCCTGCCGGAGACGTCGCAAGCGCTGCCTGCGCGACGCCATGTGCTGCCCGGGCACGGCCTGCAGCAACG GGCTCTGCACGCCCCCCGAGTCCCCTCCCGGCGCCGCCGAGCTGGACGAGACCGGCGCCGAGGCGCTGCCCCGACGGACGCCCGCGCCCGCCTGGCTGCCCGCCCGCAAAG GTGAGGAGGGGGACTTCTGCCTGCGTTCGTCGGACTGCGCGGccgggctgtgctgtgcccgCCACTTCTGGTCCAAGATCTGCAAGCCGGTGCTGCGGGAGGGGCAGGTGTGCACCAGGCACCGTCGGAAAGGCACCCACGGGCTGGAGATCTTCCAGCGCTGCCAATGCGCTGAGGGGCTGGCGTGCCGCCTGCAGCGAGACCACGGCCCCCCCGACACCTCCCGCCTGCACACCTGCCAGCGACACTGA